One genomic segment of Chitinivibrionales bacterium includes these proteins:
- a CDS encoding glycosyltransferase, translating into MKIVLFCHSLQSDWNNGNAHFQRGIVSELARRGHRVEVYEPENGWSFENLVRFYGRRPLREYHRIYPSVKSTPYQLENLNLDEVLDHTDLVIVHEWNDPELVRRIGLYRRIHNDIRVLFHDTHHRSFSSPEMIDAYAISEFDGVLAFGESIKHQYERNDWSRRCWVWHEAADINVFFPRPYAGKKKDLVWIGNWGDDERTEELKEFLLEPSRILGLSAHVYGVRYPPEALSLLASCDLLYNGWLSNFRVPEVFSEFSMTVHIPRRYYSRYLHGIPTIRPFEALACGIPLICALWHDSENLFTAGDDYLPVRNGREMQQAIRAVLNDKDLAQHLSQHGRQTIIERHTCSIRVDQLLEIAEEIGIQPAVKAHVDAD; encoded by the coding sequence GTGAAAATAGTATTGTTTTGTCATTCTTTACAATCCGACTGGAACAATGGAAATGCCCATTTCCAGCGGGGAATTGTTTCGGAACTGGCACGTCGTGGGCACCGGGTTGAAGTTTATGAACCCGAAAACGGATGGAGTTTTGAGAATCTGGTCCGGTTCTACGGCCGCCGGCCTTTGCGGGAATACCATCGGATCTATCCATCGGTTAAAAGTACTCCCTATCAACTGGAAAACCTCAACCTCGATGAAGTTCTCGATCATACAGATCTGGTTATAGTTCATGAATGGAATGATCCGGAGCTTGTCCGGCGTATCGGCCTGTATCGGCGAATTCATAACGATATCAGAGTGCTGTTTCACGATACGCACCATCGTTCGTTCAGCAGTCCTGAAATGATCGACGCCTATGCGATTTCAGAATTTGATGGAGTGCTTGCCTTTGGGGAAAGCATCAAGCATCAGTACGAAAGAAATGATTGGAGCCGGCGGTGCTGGGTCTGGCATGAAGCTGCCGATATTAATGTCTTTTTTCCCCGCCCTTATGCGGGTAAAAAGAAAGATCTGGTGTGGATCGGCAATTGGGGGGATGATGAACGGACTGAGGAATTGAAAGAGTTTCTGCTTGAGCCTTCGCGGATACTTGGTCTTTCAGCACATGTTTACGGAGTACGTTATCCGCCGGAAGCTTTGTCGCTTTTGGCATCGTGCGACCTGCTCTATAATGGATGGCTTTCCAATTTCAGAGTTCCCGAGGTTTTCAGTGAATTTTCCATGACGGTTCATATTCCACGCCGGTATTATTCACGATATCTGCATGGCATTCCGACAATCAGGCCTTTTGAAGCGCTTGCGTGTGGTATACCGTTGATCTGCGCGCTCTGGCACGACAGTGAAAATCTTTTTACTGCCGGTGATGATTATCTGCCGGTACGCAACGGCAGAGAAATGCAACAGGCGATCAGAGCGGTACTCAATGACAAAGATCTGGCGCAACATTTATCACAACACGGCCGACAAACAATTATTGAACGGCATACCTGTTCAATTCGAGTCGATCAGCTACTGGAAATTGCAGAAGAAATAGGAATTCAACCTGCTGTAAAAGCCCATGTGGATGCGGATTAG
- a CDS encoding glycosyltransferase yields MIQKEKKQSIAFFGSSLVSAYWNGAATYYRGILEALNKRGYRITFFEPDAFERQQHRDIADPEYAEVVVYSAESERDVFDTLDRATGYDIIIKASGVGVFDHLLERSVLEFRSSGSRVIFWDVDAPATLDRMSNAPDDPFRGLVPQYDLIFTYGGGDPVVSGYKSFGAARCVPIYNALNPDTHFPTDSRENFRADLSLLANRMPDRESRIDEFFFKPARLLNARRFLLGGNGWGQNVPNLRNLRIMGHVYTSDHNAFNSSPLAVLNVSRQSMASFGFSPATRVFEAAGAGACIITDTWKGIEQFLVPGKECLTANSGIEVAEILAVLTAERARKIGVAAFSKVTSAHTYDHRAELVDRQLQRLLRLIPAGEG; encoded by the coding sequence ATGATACAAAAGGAGAAAAAGCAGTCGATAGCATTTTTTGGATCGAGCCTTGTTTCGGCCTACTGGAATGGTGCCGCAACATACTACCGGGGTATTCTTGAAGCCCTTAACAAAAGAGGGTACAGAATCACCTTTTTTGAGCCCGATGCATTTGAGCGACAGCAACATCGTGATATTGCCGATCCCGAATATGCTGAGGTGGTTGTGTATAGTGCGGAAAGCGAGCGGGATGTTTTTGACACATTGGATCGGGCAACAGGATACGACATTATAATCAAAGCAAGTGGCGTTGGTGTCTTCGACCACTTACTGGAACGGTCGGTTCTCGAATTTCGTTCATCGGGAAGTCGTGTTATATTCTGGGATGTTGATGCACCGGCTACGCTCGACAGAATGAGTAATGCACCGGATGATCCTTTCAGAGGGCTGGTACCTCAGTATGATCTGATATTTACCTATGGCGGAGGCGATCCGGTAGTTTCGGGATACAAATCCTTCGGCGCCGCTCGTTGTGTACCGATTTACAATGCCCTCAATCCCGACACACACTTTCCAACAGATTCCCGGGAAAATTTTCGTGCCGATTTATCATTGCTTGCCAACAGAATGCCCGACCGGGAATCCCGTATCGATGAATTCTTTTTCAAACCGGCACGTCTTTTAAACGCCAGAAGGTTTCTTCTTGGAGGAAACGGATGGGGGCAGAATGTCCCGAACCTTCGGAACCTGAGAATCATGGGCCATGTTTATACCTCCGACCATAATGCATTTAATTCTTCGCCCCTGGCGGTACTCAACGTAAGCCGTCAGAGTATGGCATCCTTTGGCTTTTCACCGGCAACCCGGGTTTTTGAAGCTGCCGGCGCCGGCGCCTGCATCATTACCGATACCTGGAAAGGAATCGAACAGTTTCTGGTTCCCGGCAAAGAGTGTCTTACCGCAAATTCCGGAATCGAGGTTGCCGAAATTCTTGCAGTTCTGACAGCAGAACGGGCCCGAAAAATCGGTGTTGCGGCCTTCAGTAAAGTGACCAGTGCTCATACCTATGACCATCGCGCAGAACTGGTCGACCGGCAACTGCAACGTTTGCTCAGACTGATTCCGGCAGGGGAGGGCTGA
- a CDS encoding glycosyltransferase, translated as MSFVILGLSLSSSWGNGHATTYRSLIKALTQQGHKILFLERDKPWYAANRDLPHPDFCDMQLYDSIEDLNSKFRISVHDADLVIVGSYVPEGVDVGAWALEHARGIVGFYDIDTPVTLAKLDSGNYEYITPGLIHRYHIYFSFTGGPMLKRLEKTYGSPKALPLYCSVDPKSYYPTCDKGVYDCGYMGTYSPDRQEFLNRFLIEPARSLDNKHFIVAGSQYPDYIKWPPNLEKVEHLQPERHCFFYNSQRFTLNITRRDMIAAGYSPSVRLFEAAACGVPVISDYWDGLETFFTLGEEILSARRPQDTTEYISHIDDTQRQIIGSRARQRILDEHTSEKRAQQLIMYVKNL; from the coding sequence CTGTCATTTGTGATCCTCGGTTTGTCCCTGAGTTCTTCCTGGGGAAACGGACATGCAACAACCTACCGATCGCTGATAAAAGCTCTTACTCAACAGGGGCATAAGATCCTTTTCCTGGAACGGGATAAGCCATGGTATGCAGCGAATCGTGATCTCCCTCATCCCGATTTCTGTGATATGCAATTGTATGATTCAATCGAAGATCTCAATAGTAAATTCCGGATATCGGTTCATGATGCAGACCTGGTAATAGTAGGGTCCTATGTACCGGAAGGGGTTGACGTTGGTGCGTGGGCGCTCGAGCATGCACGAGGAATTGTCGGCTTTTACGATATCGATACACCGGTAACACTCGCCAAGCTTGATTCAGGAAACTATGAGTATATCACACCCGGACTTATTCACCGGTATCATATATATTTCTCCTTTACCGGTGGGCCGATGCTGAAGAGATTGGAAAAGACCTATGGTTCGCCGAAAGCATTGCCCCTGTACTGCTCGGTGGATCCAAAGTCGTATTACCCGACTTGTGACAAAGGTGTTTACGATTGCGGGTACATGGGAACCTACAGTCCTGATCGGCAGGAGTTTCTCAATCGGTTTCTGATCGAACCGGCACGGTCCCTTGATAATAAACATTTTATTGTAGCCGGTTCGCAGTATCCCGATTATATTAAGTGGCCTCCAAATCTTGAGAAAGTGGAACACCTCCAACCCGAGCGTCACTGTTTTTTTTACAACAGTCAACGGTTCACGCTGAACATAACCCGGAGAGATATGATAGCGGCAGGTTATTCGCCCAGTGTGCGGCTTTTTGAAGCTGCGGCCTGTGGTGTGCCGGTCATTTCCGATTACTGGGATGGACTTGAGACATTTTTTACTCTCGGAGAAGAAATTCTTTCGGCACGCCGGCCGCAGGATACCACCGAGTATATAAGCCATATCGATGATACTCAGCGGCAGATAATCGGCAGCCGGGCCAGACAGCGGATTCTCGATGAACACACCAGTGAAAAACGGGCACAGCAGCTTATAATGTATGTGAAAAATTTATAA